A genomic segment from Pollutimonas thiosulfatoxidans encodes:
- a CDS encoding BolA family protein: MLPTPDQVRQYIADNLDCEHLEVRGDGSHFEAVIVSPDFEGKRAIARHQLVYAALGERMKAEIHALSMRTLTPEEYKANPNG; this comes from the coding sequence ATGTTGCCTACTCCCGACCAAGTGCGTCAGTACATTGCCGACAACCTCGATTGCGAACATCTGGAAGTCCGGGGCGACGGATCACACTTTGAAGCCGTTATCGTCAGCCCTGACTTTGAAGGCAAGCGGGCCATTGCCCGCCATCAACTGGTCTATGCCGCCCTGGGCGAACGCATGAAAGCCGAGATCCATGCCTTGTCGATGCGCACCCTCACGCCTGAGGAATACAAGGCGAACCCGAATGGATAA
- the hisG gene encoding ATP phosphoribosyltransferase yields MSPASLDRPLTLALSKGRIFDETMPLLAAAGIQVSENPETSRKLILPTSSPDLQLIIVRASDVPTYVQYGAADFGIAGKDVLYEHAAEHAGGLYQPIDLNIARCRLCVAVREGFDYEAAVHQGSRLRIATKYVRAAREHFARKGVYVDIIKLYGSMELAPLVGLADAIVDLVSTGGTLKANKLVAVEDVADISARLIVNQASLKTRAAKLQPLIEAFARASASKGP; encoded by the coding sequence ATGAGCCCCGCCAGCCTTGATCGTCCGCTGACCCTGGCGCTGTCCAAGGGACGCATTTTCGATGAAACCATGCCACTGCTGGCTGCAGCCGGCATCCAGGTCAGCGAAAACCCCGAAACTTCGCGCAAGCTTATCCTGCCCACCAGCAGTCCTGATCTTCAGCTGATTATCGTGCGCGCTTCGGATGTTCCCACCTACGTGCAGTATGGCGCCGCCGACTTCGGCATTGCGGGCAAGGACGTACTGTACGAACACGCCGCGGAACATGCCGGCGGCCTGTACCAGCCCATCGACCTGAACATCGCGCGCTGCCGGCTATGCGTGGCGGTACGCGAAGGTTTCGATTACGAAGCGGCCGTACACCAGGGCTCGCGCCTGCGTATCGCCACCAAGTATGTCAGGGCGGCACGCGAACACTTCGCCCGCAAGGGCGTATACGTGGACATCATCAAGTTGTATGGGTCCATGGAGCTGGCTCCGCTGGTAGGGCTGGCCGATGCGATTGTCGACCTGGTCTCCACCGGCGGCACACTGAAGGCGAACAAGCTGGTTGCCGTGGAAGACGTGGCCGATATTTCCGCGCGCCTGATCGTCAACCAGGCTTCGCTGAAGACCCGCGCCGCCAAGCTGCAACCCCTGATCGAGGCCTTTGCACGCGCATCGGCCTCCAAAGGCCCCTAG
- the hisD gene encoding histidinol dehydrogenase gives MSLIHRLDTSSPQFHASLHTLLAFDASQDESIERATADILKQVRAQGDAALLDYTRRFDRVQADTVAALEIDRSEWLTALDGLPAEQRASLETAAERVRSYHERQRAETWTYTEPDGTMLGQKITPLDRVGLYVPGGKAAYPSSVLMNAVPAKVAGVPEVIMVTPTPDGVRNPIVLAAAAISGVDRIWGIGGAQAVAALAYGTQTITPVDKIVGPGNAYVAAAKRRVYGTVGIDMIAGPSEILILGDGSTPADWIAMDLFSQAEHDELAQAILLSPSAAYLDEVEAAIARLLPTMPRADIIRASLAGRGALIQVKDMDEACAIANDIAPEHLEISTEHPQQWADKIRHAGAIFLGRYSSEALGDYCAGPNHVLPTSRTARFSSPLGVYDFQKRSSLIQVSQEGAQVLGRVAANLAYGEGLQAHAASAEYRLTPTDTLT, from the coding sequence ATGTCACTGATACACCGCCTGGATACGTCGTCCCCACAGTTTCATGCCAGCCTGCATACCTTGCTGGCCTTTGATGCGTCGCAAGATGAGTCCATCGAACGTGCAACCGCCGACATTCTCAAGCAGGTGCGTGCGCAAGGCGATGCCGCGCTGCTGGACTACACACGTCGCTTTGATCGCGTACAGGCTGACACCGTTGCGGCACTGGAAATCGACCGCAGCGAGTGGCTGACGGCGCTGGACGGCTTGCCTGCTGAACAACGCGCGTCGTTGGAAACAGCCGCCGAACGGGTACGCAGCTATCACGAGCGACAGCGCGCAGAAACCTGGACCTATACCGAACCCGACGGCACGATGCTGGGGCAGAAGATCACGCCACTGGACCGCGTCGGCCTGTATGTGCCTGGCGGCAAGGCGGCCTACCCGTCTTCGGTACTGATGAACGCCGTGCCGGCGAAAGTGGCGGGCGTGCCTGAAGTCATCATGGTCACGCCCACCCCCGACGGGGTACGCAACCCCATTGTGCTGGCCGCTGCCGCAATCAGCGGCGTGGACCGCATCTGGGGCATAGGCGGCGCCCAAGCCGTGGCCGCGCTGGCCTACGGCACCCAGACCATCACGCCGGTCGACAAGATAGTCGGCCCAGGCAACGCTTATGTGGCAGCCGCCAAGCGCCGCGTATACGGGACGGTGGGCATCGACATGATCGCCGGCCCCAGCGAAATCCTGATTCTAGGCGATGGCAGCACGCCGGCCGACTGGATCGCCATGGATTTGTTCTCGCAGGCCGAGCACGACGAACTGGCCCAAGCCATACTGCTAAGCCCCAGCGCGGCCTACCTGGACGAGGTCGAAGCCGCCATTGCGCGCCTGCTGCCCACCATGCCGCGCGCCGACATCATCCGGGCCAGCCTGGCCGGGCGCGGCGCACTGATACAAGTCAAAGACATGGACGAAGCCTGCGCCATCGCCAACGACATCGCCCCCGAGCACCTGGAGATCTCCACCGAGCATCCCCAGCAATGGGCCGACAAGATCCGCCATGCGGGCGCCATCTTCCTGGGTCGCTACAGCTCGGAAGCACTGGGCGATTACTGCGCCGGACCCAATCACGTCCTGCCTACATCACGCACTGCGCGCTTCTCTTCGCCGCTGGGCGTGTATGATTTCCAGAAGCGCAGCAGCCTTATCCAGGTTTCCCAGGAAGGCGCGCAAGTTTTGGGCCGCGTGGCCGCCAACCTCGCTTACGGCGAAGGGCTGCAAGCCCACGCCGCCAGCGCCGAATACCGCCTTACTCCAACCGATACCCTTACCT
- the murA gene encoding UDP-N-acetylglucosamine 1-carboxyvinyltransferase: MDKLQITGGNRLNGEVNISGAKNAALPNLCASLLSADPITLHNVPDLNDIGTTLRLLGRMGVKSARDGDGQLTLDASQVDSLEAPYELVKTMRASILVLGPLLSRFGEARVSLPGGCAIGQRPVDQHIKGLEAMGADIRIEHGFVVAKAKRLKGASIRTDMVTVTGTENLMMAATLAEGRTTLENAAREPEIVDLAELLNKMGARIQGQGGDRITIDGVERLHGASHQVVADRIEAGTFLCAVGAAGGDIMLRRAAPHTMGAIIDKLQEAGLSIECGDDWIRGSMNKRPQATGFRTREYPGFPTDMQAQLMALNAIADGTAVIVENIFENRYMHVQELVRMGALIDIDGHTAVVTGVPQLSGATVMATDLRASASLVIAGLAAFGQTTVERIYHLDRGYERMEEKLRGIGADVQRLRREAA; the protein is encoded by the coding sequence ATGGATAAACTGCAGATCACTGGCGGCAATCGGCTGAATGGCGAAGTCAATATATCGGGCGCTAAAAACGCCGCCTTGCCCAATCTGTGCGCCAGCCTGCTTAGCGCCGACCCGATCACACTGCACAACGTACCCGACCTGAACGACATCGGCACCACGCTGCGTCTGCTGGGCCGCATGGGCGTGAAGTCTGCGCGCGATGGCGATGGGCAGCTTACGCTGGATGCCAGCCAGGTGGACAGCCTGGAGGCTCCCTACGAGCTGGTCAAGACCATGCGGGCTTCGATATTGGTGCTGGGACCTTTGCTGTCGCGTTTCGGCGAGGCGCGTGTCAGCCTGCCGGGCGGTTGCGCCATCGGCCAGCGTCCGGTCGACCAGCACATCAAGGGTCTTGAAGCGATGGGGGCCGACATCCGCATCGAACACGGCTTTGTCGTGGCCAAGGCCAAGCGCCTGAAAGGCGCTTCCATACGCACCGACATGGTTACCGTTACGGGTACTGAAAACCTGATGATGGCCGCTACGCTGGCCGAAGGCCGCACCACCCTGGAAAACGCCGCCCGCGAGCCCGAGATCGTCGATCTGGCAGAACTGCTGAACAAGATGGGAGCGCGTATTCAAGGCCAGGGCGGCGACCGCATCACCATCGATGGCGTAGAGCGCCTGCATGGCGCCAGCCACCAAGTGGTGGCTGACCGCATCGAAGCCGGCACCTTCCTGTGCGCGGTGGGCGCCGCAGGGGGCGACATCATGCTGCGCCGCGCGGCTCCGCACACCATGGGCGCCATTATCGATAAACTGCAAGAGGCCGGTTTAAGCATCGAGTGCGGTGACGACTGGATCCGCGGTTCCATGAACAAACGTCCCCAAGCCACCGGCTTTCGCACACGCGAGTACCCGGGCTTTCCGACCGACATGCAAGCGCAGCTGATGGCCCTGAATGCCATCGCCGACGGCACGGCCGTGATCGTGGAGAACATCTTCGAGAACCGCTATATGCACGTACAAGAACTTGTGCGCATGGGCGCTCTGATCGACATCGACGGGCACACGGCGGTAGTGACCGGCGTCCCGCAATTGTCGGGGGCTACCGTTATGGCCACCGACCTGCGCGCTTCGGCCAGCCTGGTCATTGCCGGTCTTGCGGCATTCGGCCAAACCACAGTCGAGCGCATCTACCATCTGGACCGGGGGTACGAACGCATGGAAGAAAAACTGCGCGGCATCGGCGCGGACGTGCAACGCCTACGCCGGGAGGCCGCATGA
- a CDS encoding ABC transporter permease, which produces MSATPRIAPRHDLGSGFPTLLRKELLRFWKVGFQTIAAPVLTALLYLLIFAHVLEGRVQVYGTVPYTSFLIPGLMMMSMLQNAFANPSSSLIQSRITGNLVFILLPPLSHREIFSAYVLAAIVRGLCVGACVWLVALFFVELPVANLAWILVFAGLSCGIMGTLGIIAGLWSEKFDQLAAFQNFLIMPATFLSGVFYSIHSLPPFWQAVSHWNPVFYTIDGFRYGFFAVSDISPWHSLAVVGTVFLALCIFALRLLASGYKLRN; this is translated from the coding sequence ATGAGCGCTACACCACGCATTGCGCCCCGTCACGATCTGGGCTCGGGCTTTCCCACGCTGCTGCGCAAAGAGCTGCTGCGCTTCTGGAAGGTCGGTTTCCAGACCATCGCCGCGCCGGTATTGACGGCCCTGCTGTATCTGTTGATCTTCGCGCATGTGCTGGAAGGTCGGGTGCAGGTTTATGGCACCGTGCCCTACACGTCCTTCCTGATCCCGGGCTTGATGATGATGAGCATGTTGCAAAACGCCTTTGCCAACCCATCGTCGTCGCTGATTCAAAGCCGCATTACCGGCAACCTGGTCTTCATTTTGCTGCCGCCGCTTTCGCACCGCGAAATCTTTAGCGCCTACGTGCTGGCGGCCATCGTGCGGGGCCTGTGCGTGGGAGCCTGCGTGTGGCTGGTGGCGCTGTTCTTTGTAGAACTGCCGGTGGCCAACCTGGCGTGGATTCTGGTATTTGCCGGCCTTTCTTGCGGCATCATGGGCACCTTGGGCATTATCGCGGGCCTGTGGTCCGAGAAGTTCGACCAGCTGGCCGCCTTCCAGAACTTCCTGATCATGCCGGCCACCTTTTTGTCGGGTGTGTTTTACTCTATACACAGCTTGCCGCCCTTCTGGCAGGCCGTTTCTCACTGGAATCCGGTCTTTTACACGATAGATGGCTTCCGTTACGGGTTTTTCGCCGTATCGGACATCTCGCCATGGCATAGCCTGGCTGTCGTGGGCACCGTATTCCTTGCCCTTTGCATCTTTGCGCTGCGCCTGCTGGCCAGCGGCTATAAACTGCGGAATTGA